One genomic window of Campylobacter curvus includes the following:
- a CDS encoding ABC transporter permease has translation MILIDGIKAPRAAIWRVVDYLLSGLSGLGVICLAIALWQLGSQIFGEFLLPSPKVVFVRAYEILADYKSSDIPVTLFRAVVGVGVSCVVGITLGLIAGYYKSFAAFLKPFITILLSMPPIIWVVLALFWFSFGNVSTIFTIIITSIPLTFASSMVGMMSVNEQLKEMFDAYDLGILKKIRHLYLPHLTSYIISSLSVAVGMGVKIVIMAELLGASDGVGSKIADARVMLDTPSVMAYVVLVITLVMLFEYLIIEPLKILLMPWKR, from the coding sequence ATGATACTAATCGACGGCATCAAGGCTCCTCGCGCCGCTATTTGGCGAGTGGTGGATTATCTGCTTTCAGGCCTTAGCGGGCTTGGTGTCATCTGCCTGGCTATCGCGCTTTGGCAGCTTGGCTCGCAAATTTTCGGGGAGTTTTTGTTGCCGTCTCCAAAGGTCGTTTTCGTGCGGGCGTATGAAATTTTAGCCGACTATAAAAGCAGCGATATCCCCGTGACGCTCTTTCGCGCGGTCGTTGGCGTCGGGGTTTCGTGCGTAGTAGGCATCACGCTGGGGCTCATCGCCGGATACTACAAGAGCTTTGCGGCGTTTTTAAAGCCCTTCATCACGATACTTTTATCGATGCCGCCGATCATTTGGGTCGTGCTCGCGCTGTTTTGGTTCAGCTTTGGTAATGTAAGTACCATTTTTACGATCATAATCACCAGCATACCGCTAACTTTCGCTAGTTCGATGGTCGGCATGATGAGCGTGAACGAGCAGCTTAAAGAGATGTTTGACGCATACGATCTTGGGATTTTAAAAAAGATCCGCCATCTTTATCTACCTCATCTTACCAGCTACATCATCAGCTCGCTAAGCGTGGCGGTCGGTATGGGCGTAAAGATCGTCATCATGGCCGAGCTGCTTGGCGCTAGCGACGGTGTGGGCTCAAAGATCGCAGACGCCAGAGTGATGCTAGATACTCCAAGCGTGATGGCTTACGTAGTGCTCGTCATTACGCTTGTGATGCTTTTTGAGTATCTCATCATCGAGCCGCTTAAAATTTTACTGATGCCGTGGAAGAGGTGA
- a CDS encoding TonB-dependent receptor domain-containing protein, with amino-acid sequence MRNILFSGAIAVSLLGADNIASSAVIAPIKEFAPPPLITPNIAQSAFLENQFDKADRSRYYFVTNKLDESMDKFHLSSGIYGGSFYGSALYRYRGANFYTILNAHYTKANDYKDGDGDKVGLGYKRYGQNFIVGYLPNDISEIRATFLHDRIDDDKQPQHQMDAVKTERYATKLDARIGDEALGNTLNLEFMYRQVEREANNYALRNSSSKARVEIKRKIFDFGAKYDTDISDFHNLAGFKITRDRHEGKRYTLTNAGFVHTGNRFPKIDTKIYQIYDTISYDLNEQNRLSFGLDYVWNKSETKSLDEVFVMPGMPAAMSNNLNTTRKLWRSIYSKDFDGSIDHDGLSGALKYEFKPNEKDSYSLALESLYRVPSNMERFNALFGAGDNGWISNPFLKPERHNRVKADFKFASEAYKSYLNSMYGEDSFALKGYLIADDANDLVIYDRRHGAASTPTVNRNAVTSRNVDARLYLANLGAELNFARNFGAKFNAYYSYGQNKTDDRPLYQMRPFEANLQLDYRDYASFGSFNLGTALRYVAKQTRGDFDKSTGFGIDLKEAAKSFTTMDIYSGIEFKNRVGIRLGVNNIFDKKYAEFISGAHVGALAPNLVNAPGRTFWLNVHASF; translated from the coding sequence ATGAGAAATATCTTATTTTCAGGCGCGATCGCGGTATCGCTTTTGGGTGCTGATAATATAGCTTCCAGCGCGGTCATAGCCCCCATAAAAGAGTTTGCTCCACCGCCTTTGATCACTCCAAATATCGCTCAAAGCGCATTCTTGGAAAATCAATTCGACAAAGCCGATCGAAGCAGATACTACTTCGTTACGAACAAGCTCGACGAATCTATGGATAAATTTCACCTAAGCTCGGGCATATATGGCGGCAGCTTTTACGGCTCGGCATTATATCGTTACAGAGGAGCGAATTTTTATACGATCTTAAACGCTCACTATACCAAAGCTAATGACTACAAAGACGGTGACGGCGATAAAGTCGGCCTTGGCTATAAGCGCTACGGGCAAAATTTCATCGTAGGTTACTTGCCAAACGATATCAGCGAGATCAGAGCTACGTTTTTGCACGACAGGATAGATGACGACAAGCAGCCACAGCACCAAATGGACGCGGTAAAGACCGAGCGATACGCGACGAAGCTTGATGCGAGGATCGGCGATGAGGCTCTTGGCAATACGCTAAATTTAGAATTCATGTATAGGCAAGTCGAGCGAGAGGCAAACAACTACGCCCTTCGCAACTCCTCGTCAAAGGCTCGCGTCGAGATAAAGCGTAAAATTTTTGATTTCGGTGCGAAATACGACACGGATATTAGCGACTTTCATAACCTCGCAGGCTTTAAGATAACCCGCGACAGACACGAGGGTAAGCGCTATACTCTGACAAACGCGGGCTTTGTGCATACGGGAAATAGATTTCCAAAAATCGATACTAAAATTTATCAAATTTATGACACCATAAGCTACGATCTAAACGAGCAAAATAGGCTGAGCTTCGGGCTTGATTACGTTTGGAACAAGAGCGAGACAAAAAGCCTTGACGAGGTTTTCGTGATGCCGGGCATGCCTGCTGCGATGTCAAATAACCTAAACACCACGAGGAAGCTTTGGCGAAGCATTTACAGCAAGGACTTTGATGGCAGCATAGATCACGACGGACTAAGCGGAGCGCTCAAGTATGAATTTAAGCCTAACGAAAAAGATAGCTATTCGCTTGCCTTAGAGAGCCTTTATCGAGTGCCTTCAAACATGGAGCGCTTCAACGCGCTATTTGGAGCGGGCGATAACGGCTGGATATCAAATCCTTTCTTAAAGCCGGAGCGTCACAACCGCGTGAAGGCCGACTTTAAATTTGCGAGCGAGGCCTATAAGAGCTATCTAAATTCCATGTATGGCGAGGATTCGTTCGCTTTAAAGGGATACCTCATAGCAGACGATGCAAACGACCTCGTGATATATGACCGCAGACACGGGGCTGCGAGCACACCGACCGTAAATAGGAATGCCGTCACTTCGCGCAACGTCGATGCCAGACTCTATCTTGCAAATTTGGGCGCCGAGCTAAATTTCGCTAGAAATTTCGGAGCTAAATTTAACGCGTATTATAGCTATGGACAAAACAAAACCGACGACAGACCTCTTTATCAGATGAGACCGTTTGAGGCCAATTTGCAGCTTGATTACCGCGACTACGCCAGCTTTGGCAGCTTCAACCTAGGCACGGCGCTACGATACGTAGCCAAGCAAACCAGAGGAGACTTTGATAAGAGCACGGGCTTTGGCATCGATCTAAAAGAGGCGGCGAAGTCCTTTACGACGATGGATATTTATAGCGGGATCGAGTTTAAGAATAGGGTCGGTATCAGGCTTGGCGTGAATAATATCTTTGATAAAAAATACGCCGAGTTTATCAGCGGTGCGCATGTAGGCGCGCTCGCTCCGAATTTAGTAAATGCACCGGGAAGGACGTTTTGGCTGAATGTGCATGCTAGTTTTTGA
- a CDS encoding ABC transporter substrate-binding protein: MKRREFLALNAALGASAFAPSLFAKESFEMWGAPAIPSVIMAVASQQGELAKSHDVSLKIWRSPDQLRAGVANGTIKVTMAPSNVGVNLANQGLNFAMLNILTTGLLNILVKDEKIKSLEDLVGKKFVMLFKNDMPDLIVQALCKKRGLDFNKLNITYAQTPPEAIGMFLQKDFDAVLSVEPMSSAAILRGKKSGIEVIRSFELPKVWGETFNTKPFIPQAGIIVNLEFYEQNRPLFDTLDSDLKNALAWILANKQSAAEIGANYLPAPVPALANSFERSNLTVIKASEISDELMSFFEILFELNPKVLGGKMAEKRLFL, encoded by the coding sequence ATGAAAAGAAGAGAATTCTTAGCATTAAACGCTGCGCTTGGTGCGAGTGCTTTTGCTCCGAGCTTGTTTGCCAAAGAGAGCTTTGAGATGTGGGGAGCGCCCGCGATCCCAAGCGTCATAATGGCGGTCGCCAGCCAGCAAGGAGAGCTCGCCAAAAGCCATGACGTGAGCCTTAAAATTTGGCGTAGCCCTGACCAGCTGCGCGCCGGCGTGGCTAACGGCACGATCAAAGTCACGATGGCACCATCTAACGTAGGCGTAAATTTAGCCAACCAAGGGCTAAATTTTGCCATGTTAAACATCCTCACGACAGGGCTTTTAAACATCCTCGTAAAAGACGAAAAGATAAAAAGCCTCGAGGATCTAGTCGGCAAGAAATTCGTCATGCTGTTTAAAAACGATATGCCAGACCTCATCGTCCAAGCCCTATGCAAGAAGCGCGGGCTTGACTTTAATAAGCTAAATATCACCTACGCTCAGACTCCGCCGGAGGCTATCGGTATGTTTTTGCAAAAGGACTTTGACGCGGTGCTTTCGGTCGAGCCGATGAGCTCTGCTGCCATACTTCGTGGTAAAAAAAGCGGCATAGAGGTGATAAGAAGCTTCGAGCTGCCTAAGGTTTGGGGCGAGACATTCAATACAAAGCCTTTCATACCGCAAGCCGGCATCATCGTAAATTTAGAATTTTACGAGCAAAACCGCCCGCTTTTTGATACGCTTGATAGCGATCTTAAAAACGCTTTGGCTTGGATACTTGCTAACAAGCAAAGTGCCGCAGAGATCGGCGCAAACTACCTGCCAGCCCCGGTACCGGCTCTTGCAAACAGCTTTGAGCGGTCAAACCTCACCGTCATCAAAGCAAGCGAAATTTCAGACGAGCTGATGAGCTTTTTTGAAATTTTATTCGAGCTAAATCCAAAAGTGCTTGGCGGCAAAATGGCTGAAAAGAGGCTCTTTTTATGA
- a CDS encoding NnrS family protein translates to MINDFFTHPMRIFFLSSVFCVVLGCLSFFVAGDFVSFHKFAFLGLVCPLAYGGFLFTAVPDWTNFPGDLKKHSVAMFTLFVLSLVAMFLDLKFGYFFMGCFWLYLTVFSLVLIIRDRNDQNFSVASILIVFCAFDFLYVFSGDEKFLNAQIHLNMIAILVVSFRVSIVMAKEAFKLEPDMNEAVFAPSFVYKNLAISAFVLLIAALLLDALSQIVGFLALGCGFILLARLSEWHHLCLLRHHFVIFYYLISLFSGVGYVWLGASEILDLALSSNATHLIALCVVMGVIMLIFNVAGLRHSGQELVFLRLSRLGLVLLFAAGISRSVLAIFSDKFYIGVPAVLFAVSFVLWAINFYAIFRDNEFTEDPE, encoded by the coding sequence TTGATTAACGATTTTTTCACTCATCCTATGCGGATATTTTTTCTAAGTAGCGTATTTTGCGTGGTGCTTGGCTGTCTTAGCTTTTTTGTAGCGGGGGACTTCGTCAGCTTTCATAAATTTGCCTTTTTGGGGCTCGTTTGCCCTTTGGCATACGGCGGGTTTTTATTTACGGCCGTGCCTGACTGGACGAATTTCCCGGGCGACCTTAAAAAGCACAGCGTGGCTATGTTCACGCTCTTTGTCCTCTCGCTTGTAGCGATGTTTCTTGATCTGAAATTTGGCTATTTTTTCATGGGCTGCTTTTGGCTTTATCTTACTGTATTTAGCCTCGTGCTCATCATCCGCGATAGAAACGATCAAAATTTCAGCGTCGCTAGCATCTTGATCGTATTTTGTGCGTTTGATTTTTTATACGTTTTTAGCGGCGATGAGAAATTTTTAAACGCTCAGATCCACCTAAATATGATCGCTATCTTGGTGGTGAGCTTTCGCGTGAGTATCGTGATGGCAAAGGAAGCTTTCAAGCTGGAGCCTGACATGAACGAGGCGGTGTTTGCGCCGAGCTTCGTTTATAAAAATTTAGCCATCAGCGCATTTGTTTTGCTTATCGCTGCGCTCTTGCTGGACGCTTTGAGCCAGATAGTGGGCTTTTTGGCTCTTGGATGTGGGTTTATCTTGCTGGCGCGCCTTAGCGAGTGGCATCATCTTTGCCTTTTGAGGCATCATTTCGTGATATTTTATTATCTGATCAGCCTTTTTTCAGGGGTTGGTTATGTCTGGCTGGGAGCTAGCGAAATTTTGGATCTGGCCCTTAGCAGCAACGCCACCCATCTCATCGCGCTTTGCGTCGTCATGGGCGTCATCATGCTTATATTCAATGTCGCAGGGCTTCGTCATAGCGGTCAAGAGCTCGTATTTTTGCGTCTTTCGCGCCTAGGCCTCGTGCTACTTTTTGCTGCAGGCATCTCGCGCTCGGTGCTAGCGATCTTTAGCGATAAATTTTACATCGGCGTACCTGCGGTTTTGTTTGCCGTCTCTTTCGTGCTTTGGGCGATAAATTTTTACGCGATATTTAGAGACAATGAATTTACCGAAGATCCGGAGTAA
- a CDS encoding ABC transporter ATP-binding protein, with amino-acid sequence MLELKNLEYEILRDRVVRDFSLEVGRGHAVTLFGPSGCGKTTILRLIAGLNDAKRGRISNDFKKTTYLFQENRLLEWRNALENIKLVADDVSDDEIYAFLAKFGLSKRDALKYPDELSGGMRARVSFVRALVTKPDLLLMDEPFSGLDADMREIMIDEILSRKERGMSVVLVTHDRFEAVRLSDEIYFLSQKGANVEQILRIDTPACERDFDFISRMATENFGSRIYFD; translated from the coding sequence ATGCTGGAGCTTAAAAATTTGGAGTATGAAATTTTAAGAGACCGCGTCGTGCGAGACTTCAGCCTTGAAGTAGGGCGAGGCCATGCAGTGACGCTCTTTGGCCCAAGCGGCTGTGGCAAGACCACGATACTACGGCTGATCGCCGGTCTAAACGACGCTAAACGGGGCAGAATTTCAAACGATTTTAAAAAGACGACCTATCTTTTTCAGGAAAATCGCCTGCTTGAGTGGAGAAACGCCCTTGAAAACATCAAGCTAGTCGCCGACGATGTGAGCGATGATGAAATTTACGCATTTTTGGCAAAATTCGGACTCTCAAAAAGAGACGCACTAAAATACCCCGACGAGCTGAGCGGCGGCATGAGGGCGCGCGTGAGCTTTGTAAGAGCGCTTGTAACGAAGCCTGATTTGCTGCTGATGGACGAGCCTTTTTCGGGACTGGACGCTGATATGAGAGAGATAATGATCGATGAAATTTTATCTCGCAAAGAGCGAGGCATGAGCGTCGTGCTCGTTACTCACGATAGATTTGAGGCTGTTAGGCTAAGCGATGAGATATATTTTTTAAGTCAAAAAGGCGCAAACGTGGAGCAAATTTTACGTATCGATACACCGGCTTGTGAGCGCGATTTTGATTTTATAAGCCGCATGGCTACTGAAAATTTTGGCTCAAGGATATATTTTGATTAA